A window from Primulina huaijiensis isolate GDHJ02 chromosome 13, ASM1229523v2, whole genome shotgun sequence encodes these proteins:
- the LOC140991534 gene encoding uncharacterized protein isoform X3, whose product MAFHQYFLTAFSSTCASSFHRPFIMNRALQHHSGIWVRSSFAKAERFEKCPAIVRLPHALTGVQTKVIRIKPESKLQLFTSGNYISRSFSPFNLKPEFKHGLSDTGMHMNVENASFCWLHPTCYCCISKRPFSQVPRAGTRSRIVGTEEGSSEQNQLVKIFSRHRIRHKTFAGHKGNATSKEKMASAISIGKESELKIEDVDLASSKGPIVQDDMNSLISKSTQTHKTKVKAKWQSRSESKQDQSSIATATADTTDLPLQSKKVNKAKMTGNKESKPSPKSVEADSNSNSVTEVVNKEISLESVLIKATKNSNRRDKSVTEAHAPSEEKVFIGQKSCITNKSKSPGQKAWRQLYPPTAKSVLVVESATKARVIQGYLGEMFEVVPSYGHVRDLAARSGSVRPDDDFSMVWEVPSAAWSHLKSIKVALSGADILILASDPDREGEAIAWHIIEMLNQQDALHDDITVARVVFNEITESSIKSALQAPREIDANLVNAYLARRALDYLIGFNVSPLLWRKLPGCQSAGRVQSAALALICDREKEIDVFNAQEYWTFEVEFNRADLNSVNDISFSSHLTHFDSKKLDLLSVSSHAEAKDIKDKICLSQFEVVGSKSSKIRRNPPTPYITSTLQQDAANKLNFTASYTMKLAQKLYEGVQLMDGKATGLITYMRTDGLHLSDEAAKDIQSLIIENYGRSFASKSTRKYFKKVKNTQEAHEAIRPTDIRRLPSMLGLLDEDSLKLYALIWSRTMACQMEPAIIEQIQLDLGNANRSIMFQSTCSKVDFLGYQAVYEDTEMISVNSNDDQENYRTEMFQNLSGLKCGQQLCLSKVELGQHYTQPPSRYSEGSLVKKLEELGIGRPSTYAITIKVLKDRHYITMKSRTLYPEFRGRMVSAFLSHYFSEVTDYSFTADMETELDNVSAGMTEWKGLLRDYWTRFSEYCENAGKLHIRNVEKMLEKTFGHFLFASFRDGNRTCPSCVEGTLAFKVSRFGAGYFIGCDQHPKCKYIAKTLYGEDDEEINHENKQKNIPEPKLLGLNPGSNEKVLLKNGPYGNYVQLGEDRKGHLPKRASASHIKNVESITLEDALNLLQYPLTLGNHPDDDQPVILKLARVGFTIRHRRTIASVPKVHFEITLEKALELLKGKDVRRCGRPKRNKVVEVPVAAV is encoded by the exons ATGGCATTTCATCAATATTTCCTCACAGCTTTTTCATCCACTTGTGCTTCTAGCTTCCACCGCCCCTTTATTATG AACCGAGCATTACAGCATCATTCAGGTATCTGGGTACGGTCTTCATTTGCAAAAGCTGAGAGATTTGAAAAATGCCCTGCTATAGTCCGGTTGCCTCATGCACTGACCGGTGTCCAAACAAAAGTTATTAGAATCAAGCCTGAGAGCAAACTTCAGCTGTTTACAAGTGGCAACTATATTTCTCGCTCCTTTTCTCCCTTCAACCTCAAGCCTGAATTTAAGCATGGACTTTCTGACACTGGGATGCATATGAATGTGGAAAATGCATCATTTTGTTGGCTGCACCCAACTTGTTATTGTTGTATCAGTAAAAGGCCATTTTCTCAGGTCCCAAGAGCAGGTACGAGAAGTCGCATCGTAGGTACAGAAGAAGGAAGCAGTGAGCAGAATCAATtagttaaaatatttagtagGCACCGGATAAGGCACAAAACTTTTGCCGGTCACAAAGGAAATGCAACATCAAAGGAGAAAATGGCAAGTGCCATTTCTATAGGCAAGGAATCGGAACTGAAAATAGAAGATGTTGATTTGGCTTCTTCAAAAGGCCCAATTGTTCAGGATGACATGAACTCGTTAATCAGTAAAAGTACACAAACCCATAAGACTAAAGTGAAAGCAAAGTGGCAGTCTAGAAGTGAGAGTAAACAAGATCAATCTTCCATTGCTACTGCTACTGCTGATACAACAGACCTGCcattgcagtccaagaaagttAATAAAGCTAAGATGACTGGAAACAAAGAAAGTAAACCATCTCCTAAATCTGTAGAG GCTGACTCAAATTCAAATTCTGTGACAGAAGTGGTTAATAAAGAAATTTCATTGGAAAGTGTTCTTATTAAGGCGACCAAGAACTCCAATAGAAGGGATAAATCTGTTACAGAAGCTCATGCTCCATCTGAAGAAAAGGTATTTATTGGACAGAAATCGTGCATAACAAACAAAAGCAAGTCTCCAGGGCAAAAAGCATGGCGTCAGTTATATCCACCCACTGCAAAATCTGTCCTTGTGGTTGAGTCTGCCACAAAAGCGAGAGTCATTCAAGGATACCTTGGTGAAATGTTTGAGGTTGTACCCAGTTATGGCCATGTCAGGGATTTGGCTGCTAGATCAGGATCCGTGCGACCTGATGATGACTTCAGTATGGTTTGGGAGGTTCCATCTGCTGCTTGGTCTCATCTTAAGAGTATTAAGGTTGCATTGAGTGG AGCAGATATTCTTATTCTTGCCTCAGACCCTGATCGTGAAGGAGAAGCCATTGCTTGGCATATTATCGAGATGTTGAATCAACAGGATGCTCTGCATGATGATATCACTGTTGCACGAGTTGTCTTTAATGAGATAACTGAATCATCCATTAAAAGTGCTCTACAGGCTCCACGAGAGATTGATGCAAACTTGGTTAATGCTTACCTGGCACGGCGGGCCCTTGATTACTTGATTGGATTCAATGTTTCTCCGTTGTTGTGGAGGAAGTTACCTGGTTGTCAGTCTGCTGGACGAGTCCAATCTGCTGCTTTGGCTCTCATATGTGACCGGGAAAAGGAAATTGATGTGTTCAATGCCCAAGAGTATTGGACATTTGAAGTTGAGTTCAATAGGGCGGATCTAAATTCAGTCAACGATATTTCTTTCTCATCACATCTGACCCATTTTGACTCCAAAAAGTTGGATCTGCTGTCAGTTAGCTCTCACGCAGAGGCAAAGGATATAAAAGACAAGATTTGTCTGTCTCAGTTTGAAGTTGTTGGCTCAAAATCCAGCAAGATTCGAAGAAATCCACCCACTCCATATATAACATCAACACTTCAGCAAGACGCTGCCAACAAATTGAACTTTACAGCTTCATATACAATGAAACTTGCACAGAAGCTGTATGAGGGAGTGCAGTTAATGGATGGCAAGGCTACAGGACTAATAACTTACATGAGAACAGATGGACTGCACTTGTCTGATGAAGCAGCTAAGGATATCCAATCCTTGATTATCGAAAATTATGGGAGGAGTTTTGCTTCAAAGAGTACACGCAAGTATTTTAAAAAGGTGAAAAACACGCAGGAGGCCCATGAAGCTATTAGACCCACGGATATCCGAAGATTACCGTCAATGCTTGGGTTGCTTGACGAAGATTCCCTGAAGTTATACGCTCTTATATGGTCTCGTACAATGGCATGTCAAATGGAACCTGCCATCATTGAGCAGATACAACTTGATCTTGGGAATGCTAACCGATCAATAATGTTTCAATCTACATGCTCGAAAGTCGATTTTCTTGGTTACCAAGCTGTTTATGAAGACACAGAAATGATCAGTGTAAATAGCAATGATGATCAAGAGAACTATCGTACTGAAATGTTTCAGAATTTGAGTGGTTTGAAGTGTGGCCAGCAATTGTGTTTGTCCAAAGTTGAACTTGGTCAGCACTATACACAGCCTCCATCCCGCTATTCTGAGGGGTCATTAGTGAAGAAACTGGAGGAACTTGGTATTGGGAGACCTTCTACTTATGCAATCACTATTAAGGTGCTAAAAGATAGACATTATATTACAATGAAAAGTAGGACACTGTATCCTGAGTTTCGTGGTCGCATGGTATCAGCATTTCTCTCTCACTATTTTTCGGAGGTCACAGATTATAGTTTTACTGCTGATATGGAGACTGAACTTGATAATGTTTCCGCTGGAATGACGGAATGGAAAGGCCTTTTGAGAGATTACTGGACAAGATTTAGCGAGTATTGTGAGAATGCTGGAAAGCTTCATATCCGTAATGTAGAAAAGATGTTGGAGAAAACATTTGGTCATTTCTTATTTGCTTCTTTTCGTGATGGAAATAGAACATGCCCAAGTTGTGTAGAAGGTACGTTGGCTTTTAAAGTTAGCAGGTTTGGAGCGGGATATTTTATTGGCTGTGATCAACACCCAAAATGCAA ATACATTGCTAAGACACTCTATGGTGAAGATGACGAAGAGATCAATCAtgaaaacaaacaaaagaatatacCGGAGCCAAAGTTGCTTGGTCTTAATCCAGGATCCAATGAGAAG GTTTTGTTGAAGAATGGTCCTTATGGAAACTACGTGCAGCTTGGTGAAGACAGAAAGGGACATTTACCCAAGAGAGCTTCAGCGTCTCAT ATAAAGAATGTTGAGTCCATCACCTTGGAAGATGCCCTCAACTTGTTGCAGTATCCACTGACTTTG GGGAACCACCCAGATGATGACCAACCGGTAATTTTAAAGCTTGCCAGGGTAGGATTCACCATTAGACACAGGCGCACAATTGCTTCTGTCCCCAAGGTACACTT
- the LOC140991534 gene encoding uncharacterized protein isoform X2 gives MAFHQYFLTAFSSTCASSFHRPFIMNRALQHHSGIWVRSSFAKAERFEKCPAIVRLPHALTGVQTKVIRIKPESKLQLFTSGNYISRSFSPFNLKPEFKHGLSDTGMHMNVENASFCWLHPTCYCCISKRPFSQVPRAGTRSRIVGTEEGSSEQNQLVKIFSRHRIRHKTFAGHKGNATSKEKMASAISIGKESELKIEDVDLASSKGPIVQDDMNSLISKSTQTHKTKVKAKWQSRSESKQDQSSIATATADTTDLPLQSKKVNKAKMTGNKESKPSPKSADSNSNSVTEVVNKEISLESVLIKATKNSNRRDKSVTEAHAPSEEKVFIGQKSCITNKSKSPGQKAWRQLYPPTAKSVLVVESATKARVIQGYLGEMFEVVPSYGHVRDLAARSGSVRPDDDFSMVWEVPSAAWSHLKSIKVALSGADILILASDPDREGEAIAWHIIEMLNQQDALHDDITVARVVFNEITESSIKSALQAPREIDANLVNAYLARRALDYLIGFNVSPLLWRKLPGCQSAGRVQSAALALICDREKEIDVFNAQEYWTFEVEFNRADLNSVNDISFSSHLTHFDSKKLDLLSVSSHAEAKDIKDKICLSQFEVVGSKSSKIRRNPPTPYITSTLQQDAANKLNFTASYTMKLAQKLYEGVQLMDGKATGLITYMRTDGLHLSDEAAKDIQSLIIENYGRSFASKSTRKYFKKVKNTQEAHEAIRPTDIRRLPSMLGLLDEDSLKLYALIWSRTMACQMEPAIIEQIQLDLGNANRSIMFQSTCSKVDFLGYQAVYEDTEMISVNSNDDQENYRTEMFQNLSGLKCGQQLCLSKVELGQHYTQPPSRYSEGSLVKKLEELGIGRPSTYAITIKVLKDRHYITMKSRTLYPEFRGRMVSAFLSHYFSEVTDYSFTADMETELDNVSAGMTEWKGLLRDYWTRFSEYCENAGKLHIRNVEKMLEKTFGHFLFASFRDGNRTCPSCVEGTLAFKVSRFGAGYFIGCDQHPKCKYIAKTLYGEDDEEINHENKQKNIPEPKLLGLNPGSNEKVLLKNGPYGNYVQLGEDRKGHLPKRASASHIKNVESITLEDALNLLQYPLTLGNHPDDDQPVILKLARVGFTIRHRRTIASVPKNMRPSEITLEKALELLKGKDVRRCGRPKRNKVVEVPVAAV, from the exons ATGGCATTTCATCAATATTTCCTCACAGCTTTTTCATCCACTTGTGCTTCTAGCTTCCACCGCCCCTTTATTATG AACCGAGCATTACAGCATCATTCAGGTATCTGGGTACGGTCTTCATTTGCAAAAGCTGAGAGATTTGAAAAATGCCCTGCTATAGTCCGGTTGCCTCATGCACTGACCGGTGTCCAAACAAAAGTTATTAGAATCAAGCCTGAGAGCAAACTTCAGCTGTTTACAAGTGGCAACTATATTTCTCGCTCCTTTTCTCCCTTCAACCTCAAGCCTGAATTTAAGCATGGACTTTCTGACACTGGGATGCATATGAATGTGGAAAATGCATCATTTTGTTGGCTGCACCCAACTTGTTATTGTTGTATCAGTAAAAGGCCATTTTCTCAGGTCCCAAGAGCAGGTACGAGAAGTCGCATCGTAGGTACAGAAGAAGGAAGCAGTGAGCAGAATCAATtagttaaaatatttagtagGCACCGGATAAGGCACAAAACTTTTGCCGGTCACAAAGGAAATGCAACATCAAAGGAGAAAATGGCAAGTGCCATTTCTATAGGCAAGGAATCGGAACTGAAAATAGAAGATGTTGATTTGGCTTCTTCAAAAGGCCCAATTGTTCAGGATGACATGAACTCGTTAATCAGTAAAAGTACACAAACCCATAAGACTAAAGTGAAAGCAAAGTGGCAGTCTAGAAGTGAGAGTAAACAAGATCAATCTTCCATTGCTACTGCTACTGCTGATACAACAGACCTGCcattgcagtccaagaaagttAATAAAGCTAAGATGACTGGAAACAAAGAAAGTAAACCATCTCCTAAATCT GCTGACTCAAATTCAAATTCTGTGACAGAAGTGGTTAATAAAGAAATTTCATTGGAAAGTGTTCTTATTAAGGCGACCAAGAACTCCAATAGAAGGGATAAATCTGTTACAGAAGCTCATGCTCCATCTGAAGAAAAGGTATTTATTGGACAGAAATCGTGCATAACAAACAAAAGCAAGTCTCCAGGGCAAAAAGCATGGCGTCAGTTATATCCACCCACTGCAAAATCTGTCCTTGTGGTTGAGTCTGCCACAAAAGCGAGAGTCATTCAAGGATACCTTGGTGAAATGTTTGAGGTTGTACCCAGTTATGGCCATGTCAGGGATTTGGCTGCTAGATCAGGATCCGTGCGACCTGATGATGACTTCAGTATGGTTTGGGAGGTTCCATCTGCTGCTTGGTCTCATCTTAAGAGTATTAAGGTTGCATTGAGTGG AGCAGATATTCTTATTCTTGCCTCAGACCCTGATCGTGAAGGAGAAGCCATTGCTTGGCATATTATCGAGATGTTGAATCAACAGGATGCTCTGCATGATGATATCACTGTTGCACGAGTTGTCTTTAATGAGATAACTGAATCATCCATTAAAAGTGCTCTACAGGCTCCACGAGAGATTGATGCAAACTTGGTTAATGCTTACCTGGCACGGCGGGCCCTTGATTACTTGATTGGATTCAATGTTTCTCCGTTGTTGTGGAGGAAGTTACCTGGTTGTCAGTCTGCTGGACGAGTCCAATCTGCTGCTTTGGCTCTCATATGTGACCGGGAAAAGGAAATTGATGTGTTCAATGCCCAAGAGTATTGGACATTTGAAGTTGAGTTCAATAGGGCGGATCTAAATTCAGTCAACGATATTTCTTTCTCATCACATCTGACCCATTTTGACTCCAAAAAGTTGGATCTGCTGTCAGTTAGCTCTCACGCAGAGGCAAAGGATATAAAAGACAAGATTTGTCTGTCTCAGTTTGAAGTTGTTGGCTCAAAATCCAGCAAGATTCGAAGAAATCCACCCACTCCATATATAACATCAACACTTCAGCAAGACGCTGCCAACAAATTGAACTTTACAGCTTCATATACAATGAAACTTGCACAGAAGCTGTATGAGGGAGTGCAGTTAATGGATGGCAAGGCTACAGGACTAATAACTTACATGAGAACAGATGGACTGCACTTGTCTGATGAAGCAGCTAAGGATATCCAATCCTTGATTATCGAAAATTATGGGAGGAGTTTTGCTTCAAAGAGTACACGCAAGTATTTTAAAAAGGTGAAAAACACGCAGGAGGCCCATGAAGCTATTAGACCCACGGATATCCGAAGATTACCGTCAATGCTTGGGTTGCTTGACGAAGATTCCCTGAAGTTATACGCTCTTATATGGTCTCGTACAATGGCATGTCAAATGGAACCTGCCATCATTGAGCAGATACAACTTGATCTTGGGAATGCTAACCGATCAATAATGTTTCAATCTACATGCTCGAAAGTCGATTTTCTTGGTTACCAAGCTGTTTATGAAGACACAGAAATGATCAGTGTAAATAGCAATGATGATCAAGAGAACTATCGTACTGAAATGTTTCAGAATTTGAGTGGTTTGAAGTGTGGCCAGCAATTGTGTTTGTCCAAAGTTGAACTTGGTCAGCACTATACACAGCCTCCATCCCGCTATTCTGAGGGGTCATTAGTGAAGAAACTGGAGGAACTTGGTATTGGGAGACCTTCTACTTATGCAATCACTATTAAGGTGCTAAAAGATAGACATTATATTACAATGAAAAGTAGGACACTGTATCCTGAGTTTCGTGGTCGCATGGTATCAGCATTTCTCTCTCACTATTTTTCGGAGGTCACAGATTATAGTTTTACTGCTGATATGGAGACTGAACTTGATAATGTTTCCGCTGGAATGACGGAATGGAAAGGCCTTTTGAGAGATTACTGGACAAGATTTAGCGAGTATTGTGAGAATGCTGGAAAGCTTCATATCCGTAATGTAGAAAAGATGTTGGAGAAAACATTTGGTCATTTCTTATTTGCTTCTTTTCGTGATGGAAATAGAACATGCCCAAGTTGTGTAGAAGGTACGTTGGCTTTTAAAGTTAGCAGGTTTGGAGCGGGATATTTTATTGGCTGTGATCAACACCCAAAATGCAA ATACATTGCTAAGACACTCTATGGTGAAGATGACGAAGAGATCAATCAtgaaaacaaacaaaagaatatacCGGAGCCAAAGTTGCTTGGTCTTAATCCAGGATCCAATGAGAAG GTTTTGTTGAAGAATGGTCCTTATGGAAACTACGTGCAGCTTGGTGAAGACAGAAAGGGACATTTACCCAAGAGAGCTTCAGCGTCTCAT ATAAAGAATGTTGAGTCCATCACCTTGGAAGATGCCCTCAACTTGTTGCAGTATCCACTGACTTTG GGGAACCACCCAGATGATGACCAACCGGTAATTTTAAAGCTTGCCAGGGTAGGATTCACCATTAGACACAGGCGCACAATTGCTTCTGTCCCCAAG